In one Zobellia galactanivorans genomic region, the following are encoded:
- a CDS encoding efflux RND transporter periplasmic adaptor subunit, which translates to MKKSVTRIVLLLIVIAFGGSMYYLYQKNAEDPVVYETEQAVKKTIVKKTVATGSILPLEEVLIKPNISGVIEEVFVEGGDYVKSGDLLCRIKVVPNLSALNDARNNIDEAKINLDDQLRNLERQKGLFAKGVISKVDLERAEVVYSQAKQAYAAANKRYDIVKTGTAKGYGNAANTQIRATVSGMVLEVPVEVGNQVIESNNFNEGTTIAAIADVDKMIFEGKVDESEVGKIKENLPLEITVGALEGKTFDAVLDYIAPKGKEENGAIQFEIKGTLKKQDSVFIRAGLSANASVILGRADSVLAIKEALVQFDDKTKAPFVEITNGDQNFERRNIELGISDGIFVEVKSGITESDKIKVWNAIEKEEEKG; encoded by the coding sequence ATGAAAAAATCAGTAACTAGAATCGTTCTTTTGCTCATAGTGATAGCCTTTGGCGGATCTATGTATTACCTCTACCAAAAGAATGCCGAAGATCCCGTGGTATACGAAACAGAACAGGCCGTTAAGAAGACTATCGTAAAGAAAACGGTGGCCACCGGTAGTATACTACCCTTAGAGGAAGTGTTGATCAAACCTAATATTTCAGGGGTAATCGAAGAGGTGTTTGTAGAGGGGGGCGATTATGTGAAGTCGGGCGATCTGCTCTGTAGAATAAAGGTAGTGCCCAACCTAAGTGCGCTTAATGATGCCAGAAACAATATCGACGAGGCTAAAATAAACTTAGATGACCAGCTCCGAAACCTTGAACGCCAAAAGGGGCTTTTTGCCAAAGGCGTCATCTCTAAGGTCGATTTGGAACGGGCCGAGGTAGTTTATAGCCAGGCCAAACAAGCGTATGCCGCAGCCAATAAACGCTACGATATTGTAAAGACGGGAACGGCAAAGGGGTATGGCAACGCCGCTAATACCCAAATAAGGGCAACCGTAAGTGGTATGGTGCTAGAGGTTCCCGTGGAAGTCGGAAATCAGGTCATAGAGAGCAATAATTTTAATGAAGGAACGACCATTGCCGCTATCGCCGATGTCGACAAAATGATTTTTGAAGGAAAGGTCGATGAAAGTGAAGTAGGAAAAATAAAGGAAAACCTGCCCCTTGAAATTACCGTGGGCGCATTGGAAGGAAAGACCTTTGACGCGGTTCTGGATTATATCGCCCCTAAGGGCAAAGAAGAGAACGGGGCCATTCAATTTGAAATCAAGGGTACCTTGAAGAAACAAGATTCTGTTTTTATCCGGGCGGGCCTTAGTGCCAACGCATCGGTCATTTTGGGTAGGGCCGACAGTGTGCTTGCCATTAAGGAGGCCTTGGTGCAGTTCGATGATAAGACCAAAGCTCCTTTCGTTGAGATTACCAACGGAGACCAGAACTTTGAGCGACGTAATATTGAACTGGGCATTAGTGATGGTATCTTCGTAGAGGTGAAATCGGGCATTACGGAGTCGGACAAGATTAAGGTCTGGAATGCCATAGAAAAGGAAGAGGAGAAAGGCTAG
- a CDS encoding ABC transporter ATP-binding protein, which translates to MIEIKDLHKSYKMGSNSLHVLKGLNFSIAEGELVAIMGSSGSGKSTLLNILGMLDEADSGSYTLDGVPIKNLNETKAAKYRNKFLGFVFQSFNLINYKTAMENVALPLYYQKVPRKEREEKALKYLEQVGLKEWATHLPNELSGGQKQRVAIARAMAAEPKVLLADEPTGALDSKTSYEVMDLIQNINDKGNTILVVTHEEDIAHMCKRIVHLKDGVIVEDKKVEQVRAAQYVK; encoded by the coding sequence ATGATAGAAATTAAAGACCTTCACAAATCCTATAAAATGGGAAGCAACTCCTTACATGTTTTAAAAGGATTGAATTTTAGTATTGCTGAAGGTGAGCTTGTAGCTATAATGGGTTCTTCTGGTTCGGGAAAATCTACCCTTTTGAACATTTTGGGAATGTTGGACGAGGCCGATTCCGGTTCGTATACTTTAGATGGCGTTCCTATCAAGAACCTGAACGAGACCAAGGCGGCCAAGTATCGGAATAAATTCTTAGGTTTTGTCTTTCAGTCTTTTAATTTGATCAACTACAAAACGGCCATGGAAAATGTGGCCTTGCCCCTATATTACCAAAAAGTACCCCGAAAAGAACGGGAAGAAAAGGCTTTGAAGTATTTAGAGCAGGTAGGCTTAAAAGAATGGGCCACCCACTTGCCCAATGAACTTTCGGGCGGACAAAAACAACGTGTCGCCATTGCCCGTGCCATGGCTGCCGAGCCTAAGGTGCTCTTGGCCGATGAACCTACGGGTGCTTTGGATAGTAAAACGTCTTATGAGGTAATGGACCTTATTCAAAATATAAATGACAAGGGAAATACGATCCTTGTTGTAACTCACGAGGAAGATATTGCCCATATGTGCAAACGTATCGTACATTTAAAGGATGGCGTAATTGTCGAAGACAAAAAAGTAGAACAGGTTAGGGCCGCTCAATATGTTAAGTAG
- a CDS encoding ABC transporter permease — protein sequence MRFIFDRNTWQEIFGSISKNKMRTVITVVGVLWGIFIYIALSGAAKGMDNGFESMFETIARNSMFVWAQSTSMPNEGYKTGRQMQLKIGDAVMIENRIPEVQYIAPRNVRGFFGAPPANIGRKNKTGSYSLFGDYPAFTKIAPKKIYDGGRFINDEDIEQARKVAVIGERTQKELFDADENPIGGYFKIDNVYFQVVGVHKYEASGGFGGDGDIFIPFTTFKKLYNTGDNVGWFSIAAYDDADVVKVEENIKSLLKNIHHVHPDDDRAFGSFNLGEQFNKIVGFADGITFLSLIVGIATILAGVIGIGNILLISVKERTKELGVRRALGATPAEVRNQIILESVFLTVIAGIMGIILGALALAGINSMTQDIDFPYTNPTVPIPYVIGALVIMVVLGTLIGLIPAQRAVSIKPIDALREE from the coding sequence ATGCGATTTATATTCGATAGAAATACTTGGCAAGAAATTTTCGGTTCCATCAGCAAGAACAAGATGCGGACCGTTATCACCGTGGTGGGGGTTCTCTGGGGCATCTTTATTTATATCGCCCTTTCCGGTGCGGCCAAGGGCATGGATAATGGTTTTGAGAGTATGTTCGAGACCATTGCAAGAAACAGTATGTTCGTTTGGGCGCAAAGCACAAGTATGCCGAACGAAGGCTACAAGACGGGCAGACAGATGCAGTTGAAAATTGGTGATGCGGTAATGATCGAGAACCGTATTCCCGAAGTGCAATATATTGCCCCACGTAATGTACGGGGCTTCTTTGGTGCCCCTCCCGCAAATATTGGCCGTAAGAACAAAACGGGAAGCTATTCCCTCTTCGGAGACTATCCTGCCTTTACTAAAATAGCACCCAAGAAAATTTACGACGGAGGTCGGTTTATCAATGACGAAGACATCGAGCAAGCGCGAAAAGTGGCCGTAATCGGCGAGCGTACACAAAAGGAACTTTTTGACGCGGACGAAAACCCGATTGGGGGCTACTTTAAAATCGACAATGTCTATTTTCAGGTGGTTGGGGTCCATAAGTACGAAGCTAGTGGTGGATTTGGGGGTGACGGAGATATTTTTATTCCCTTTACTACCTTCAAAAAACTATACAATACTGGTGATAACGTTGGGTGGTTTTCCATTGCGGCCTATGATGATGCCGATGTGGTAAAGGTCGAGGAAAATATTAAAAGCCTATTAAAGAATATTCATCATGTACACCCCGATGATGATCGGGCCTTCGGTTCGTTTAACCTAGGGGAGCAGTTCAATAAAATTGTAGGCTTTGCCGATGGCATAACCTTTCTTTCATTGATCGTTGGTATTGCCACCATTTTGGCCGGGGTTATCGGCATTGGTAATATTCTGCTGATCTCGGTAAAGGAAAGGACGAAGGAATTGGGCGTACGAAGGGCCTTGGGGGCTACACCGGCCGAGGTGCGCAACCAGATTATTCTTGAATCGGTCTTTTTGACCGTAATTGCGGGTATCATGGGTATCATTCTAGGGGCGCTGGCTTTGGCGGGAATCAATAGTATGACACAGGATATCGATTTTCCTTATACCAATCCTACCGTGCCCATACCCTACGTCATAGGCGCCTTGGTCATTATGGTGGTGTTGGGGACTTTAATCGGACTCATACCGGCTCAAAGGGCGGTGAGTATCAAGCCGATTGATGCCCTACGGGAAGAATAA
- a CDS encoding ABC transporter permease has protein sequence MLSRDNWKEIFETIQKNKLRTFLSGFTVALGILIFVVLFGFGNGLINTFDDFFGDDAINVLFVFPGRTTMPYKGYKSNRTIEFDNSDIEDIQKNFPLFVEYISPRITRQDTVSYMNESNSYRTQAVGPAHQFSEMTIMMKGRYLNELDIKNKTKYAVIGRLVEQDLFGNKNSIGKYIDVGGSSFKVIGVFQDDGGDNEERIVYIPYTTRQLIEKNTDKINQIVVGFKPEIGYAGAMALDKSLDKFLRSKKFINPKDQNGIFIRNIADQLKQNQQFARVLQIIVGFVAFGTIIAGIIGISNIMVFVVKERTKELGIRKALGATPKAVIGTILLESVFITTVSGFVGMLIGIAILSSLGEKLKDFFITNPYIDTSIALSATIVLIIFGAIAGYVPARRAARIKPIVALRDE, from the coding sequence ATGTTAAGTAGGGACAACTGGAAAGAAATTTTCGAGACGATTCAGAAAAACAAACTCCGTACGTTTTTGTCGGGGTTTACCGTGGCTCTGGGTATTCTTATCTTTGTGGTGCTCTTTGGTTTTGGAAACGGACTCATCAATACCTTTGACGATTTTTTCGGGGATGACGCTATCAATGTTCTTTTTGTATTTCCAGGAAGGACGACCATGCCTTACAAAGGGTATAAATCGAATCGGACTATTGAATTCGACAATAGTGATATCGAGGACATACAGAAGAATTTCCCCTTGTTCGTAGAGTATATTAGTCCAAGAATAACCCGTCAAGATACCGTTAGCTATATGAACGAATCGAATAGCTACAGAACACAGGCCGTGGGTCCGGCACACCAGTTTAGTGAGATGACCATCATGATGAAGGGCCGTTACCTGAACGAACTCGATATAAAGAACAAGACCAAGTATGCGGTTATCGGCCGTCTGGTGGAACAGGATCTTTTTGGTAACAAAAATTCCATAGGCAAGTATATCGATGTGGGAGGAAGCTCTTTTAAGGTAATCGGGGTTTTTCAAGATGATGGGGGTGATAATGAGGAGCGTATTGTCTATATACCGTACACCACGCGTCAATTGATTGAAAAGAATACCGACAAGATCAACCAGATCGTTGTAGGGTTTAAGCCTGAAATCGGCTATGCCGGAGCCATGGCCCTAGATAAGAGCCTTGATAAGTTTCTCCGTTCCAAAAAATTCATCAATCCAAAAGACCAGAACGGCATCTTCATTAGAAATATAGCCGATCAGTTGAAGCAAAACCAACAGTTTGCGCGGGTGTTGCAGATTATAGTGGGCTTTGTGGCCTTCGGAACCATTATCGCCGGCATTATCGGTATCAGTAATATTATGGTTTTTGTGGTCAAGGAACGCACGAAGGAATTGGGTATACGAAAAGCCCTCGGGGCTACACCTAAGGCCGTAATCGGAACGATTTTGTTGGAATCGGTATTTATTACTACGGTTTCGGGTTTTGTGGGCATGCTCATAGGAATTGCCATTTTAAGCTCCTTGGGAGAGAAACTGAAGGATTTTTTTATTACCAATCCCTATATAGACACGAGTATTGCCCTTTCGGCTACCATTGTTCTAATAATTTTCGGAGCTATTGCCGGTTATGTACCCGCTCGGCGTGCGGCCCGTATCAAACCCATTGTAGCCCTAAGAGACGAATAA
- a CDS encoding ABC transporter permease, which produces MFNKDRWKEILEVLTSNWFRTVLTAFGVFWGIFILILLLSAGKGLENGIMQDFGDIATNTMFMWSRSTTKPYKGLPKNRSFLFKVEDVQAISDKVPNLRFISPRNQLGGFNGANNVVRGIKTGAYNVYGDYPEISKQDPMTMTSGRFLNYNDIKEKRKIAIIGEGVRAGLYDKDEEVLGSFIKIQGVNFMVVGTYKKKSNDGDGEEAQKEIYVPFTTFSQAFNRGNDVGWMAITANDGTSITSIKDKIMAVVKQNHKVHPDDQRAVGHFDLYEQFQRVQSLFGALRFIAYFVGILVLLSGVIGVSNIMLIVVKERTKEIGIRRALGEDPWSIKLQILMESIFLTIISGMAGITLGALFIYGVNTLLDMNGPVDMFLNPSVSLGVVISALFILIVSGLLAGFIPAQSAIKVRPIDALRTE; this is translated from the coding sequence ATGTTCAATAAAGACCGTTGGAAAGAAATTTTGGAAGTATTGACCAGTAATTGGTTCAGAACCGTATTGACGGCCTTTGGTGTTTTTTGGGGCATATTCATTTTGATATTGTTGCTTTCTGCAGGTAAGGGACTTGAAAATGGTATTATGCAAGACTTTGGTGATATTGCCACCAATACCATGTTTATGTGGTCGAGAAGCACGACCAAGCCTTATAAGGGGCTTCCTAAGAACAGAAGTTTTCTTTTTAAGGTTGAAGACGTGCAGGCCATTAGTGACAAGGTGCCCAACTTAAGGTTTATTTCCCCAAGAAATCAACTTGGAGGTTTTAACGGGGCCAACAATGTGGTACGCGGTATAAAGACCGGGGCCTATAATGTGTATGGCGACTATCCTGAAATCAGTAAGCAAGACCCCATGACCATGACTTCGGGGCGTTTTCTGAATTATAATGATATTAAGGAGAAACGAAAAATTGCCATTATTGGCGAAGGGGTGCGGGCCGGACTTTACGATAAGGATGAAGAGGTGCTGGGGAGCTTTATTAAAATTCAAGGCGTCAATTTTATGGTAGTCGGTACCTACAAGAAAAAAAGCAACGACGGCGATGGTGAAGAGGCACAGAAAGAAATATATGTGCCGTTCACCACCTTTTCCCAAGCCTTCAATCGGGGCAATGATGTAGGGTGGATGGCCATAACCGCCAACGATGGTACCTCTATAACCAGTATAAAGGATAAAATTATGGCCGTGGTCAAGCAGAATCACAAAGTACACCCCGATGACCAAAGGGCCGTGGGGCATTTTGATCTTTACGAACAGTTCCAAAGGGTACAGAGCCTTTTTGGGGCCTTGCGCTTTATTGCCTATTTCGTCGGAATCTTGGTCTTGCTCTCAGGAGTTATCGGGGTGAGTAACATTATGCTCATAGTGGTAAAGGAGCGTACCAAGGAAATTGGTATTCGCAGGGCCTTGGGCGAGGATCCTTGGTCTATTAAATTACAGATTTTAATGGAGTCTATTTTCTTGACCATTATCTCCGGTATGGCGGGTATCACATTGGGAGCCCTCTTTATCTATGGGGTAAATACATTGTTGGATATGAATGGTCCGGTAGATATGTTCTTGAACCCCAGTGTAAGTTTGGGGGTGGTGATAAGTGCCTTGTTCATTCTTATTGTTTCGGGACTCCTTGCGGGATTCATTCCTGCCCAGAGTGCCATTAAAGTGAGGCCGATAGATGCCCTCCGAACGGAATGA
- a CDS encoding efflux RND transporter periplasmic adaptor subunit, whose amino-acid sequence MNKIVKYILIGILVLGALWAAAFFIKSNSKDAVTYETQTPFISNIEKKTVATGKVVPEDEVEIKPQISGIIQKIFLEEGQKVKSGDLIATIKVVPNEQALNQSRGRVRNAELALNNVTIEYNRNKALFDKGVISSQDFNSLQLQYDQAQQELQNARADYQIIRQGSAGGSTSANTNIRATVEGTILEIPVEEGDQVIESNNFNDGTTIATIADLSKMIFEGKVDEGEVAKLEVGTPLKISLGAVEGTELDAKLRFIAPKGIEETGAVQFKIEGDVEVKEGVFIRAGYSANASLVLEKKDDVLVIPEALLQFDKKTDKPYVEIETGDQKFERRDIEIGISDGVNVEIVSGLTESDKVKVWNKTEPIKKGEDEEGEEGKSEE is encoded by the coding sequence ATGAACAAGATCGTAAAATATATCTTAATTGGTATTTTGGTACTAGGCGCTTTATGGGCTGCGGCCTTTTTTATAAAATCGAATAGCAAGGATGCGGTTACCTACGAGACCCAAACGCCTTTTATATCGAATATTGAAAAGAAAACGGTGGCCACGGGCAAGGTGGTACCCGAAGATGAGGTAGAGATCAAACCACAGATTTCAGGTATCATCCAGAAAATATTCTTGGAGGAGGGCCAAAAGGTGAAGTCGGGTGATTTGATAGCGACCATTAAGGTTGTGCCGAACGAGCAAGCCCTCAACCAATCTAGGGGCAGGGTCCGAAATGCCGAGTTGGCCCTTAACAATGTGACGATCGAATACAATAGAAACAAGGCCTTGTTCGATAAGGGGGTGATATCGAGTCAAGATTTCAACAGCTTGCAGCTTCAGTACGACCAGGCCCAACAAGAACTTCAAAATGCAAGGGCCGATTATCAGATCATCCGACAGGGGTCAGCCGGGGGCTCTACTAGCGCTAATACCAATATACGTGCCACGGTAGAGGGCACTATTTTGGAAATACCGGTAGAAGAAGGCGATCAAGTCATTGAAAGTAACAACTTTAACGATGGTACCACCATTGCGACCATTGCCGATTTGAGCAAGATGATATTTGAAGGAAAGGTCGACGAAGGGGAAGTGGCCAAGTTAGAGGTCGGAACGCCCTTGAAAATCAGTCTAGGGGCGGTTGAAGGAACTGAACTCGATGCAAAACTTCGTTTTATAGCACCAAAGGGAATCGAGGAAACAGGTGCGGTACAGTTTAAGATCGAAGGTGATGTAGAGGTTAAGGAAGGCGTATTTATCAGGGCAGGGTATAGTGCGAATGCCTCATTGGTATTGGAGAAAAAAGATGATGTTTTGGTGATTCCCGAGGCCTTGTTGCAGTTTGATAAAAAAACCGATAAACCTTATGTCGAGATAGAAACGGGTGACCAGAAGTTTGAAAGAAGGGATATAGAGATAGGGATTTCCGATGGGGTAAACGTTGAGATCGTTTCCGGCTTGACGGAATCCGACAAGGTAAAGGTGTGGAACAAAACCGAACCTATCAAAAAAGGGGAAGACGAAGAAGGGGAAGAGGGAAAGAGTGAAGAGTAA